A region of Lacinutrix sp. Hel_I_90 DNA encodes the following proteins:
- a CDS encoding acyl-CoA dehydrogenase, with product MDFSLTEEHLMLRDAARDFAQTELLPGVIERDNKQEFPQELVRKMGELGFMGIMVDPKYGGSGMDATSYVLIMEELSKIDASASVIVSVNNSLVCYGIESYGTEAQKQKYLTKLATGEFVGAFCLSEPEAGSDATSQTTTAIDKGDHYIINGTKNWITNGGRSDVYLVIAQTDRDKGHKGINAFIVEKGMEGFDIGPKEDKLGIRGSDTHTLQFNDVKVPKENRIGEDGFGFKFAMKTLSGGRIGIAAQALGIAQGAYELALKYSKERKAFGTEICNHQAIAFKLADMYTDISAARHMVMKAAWDKDQGNNYDMSSAMAKLYASKVAMEHTVEAVQIHGGNGFVKEYHVERLMRDAKITQIYEGTSEIQKIVISRGVIKA from the coding sequence ATGGATTTTAGCCTTACCGAAGAACATTTAATGCTACGCGATGCCGCTCGCGATTTTGCTCAAACCGAATTATTGCCTGGTGTTATAGAACGTGACAATAAACAGGAATTCCCACAAGAATTAGTTCGTAAAATGGGAGAATTAGGATTCATGGGTATTATGGTTGATCCTAAATACGGGGGAAGCGGAATGGATGCGACATCATATGTTCTTATCATGGAAGAATTATCTAAGATTGATGCCTCTGCTTCTGTAATTGTTTCGGTAAACAATTCTTTAGTATGTTATGGTATAGAATCTTATGGTACCGAGGCGCAAAAACAAAAATATTTAACAAAACTCGCTACTGGTGAGTTTGTTGGTGCCTTTTGTTTAAGTGAGCCAGAGGCTGGAAGTGATGCAACGTCTCAAACAACAACTGCAATTGATAAAGGGGATCACTATATTATAAATGGAACAAAGAACTGGATTACTAATGGTGGTCGTAGTGATGTTTATTTAGTAATCGCACAAACAGATAGAGACAAAGGGCACAAAGGAATCAACGCTTTCATTGTTGAAAAAGGCATGGAAGGTTTTGATATTGGACCTAAAGAAGACAAATTAGGAATTCGCGGTAGTGATACGCACACCTTACAATTTAACGATGTAAAAGTGCCAAAAGAAAATAGAATTGGGGAAGATGGTTTTGGCTTTAAATTCGCTATGAAAACCTTATCTGGTGGACGCATTGGTATTGCTGCTCAAGCTTTAGGAATTGCTCAAGGTGCTTATGAATTGGCGCTTAAATATTCGAAAGAACGAAAGGCTTTTGGAACCGAAATTTGCAATCATCAAGCAATTGCTTTTAAATTGGCCGACATGTATACAGATATTTCAGCGGCGAGACATATGGTCATGAAAGCTGCTTGGGATAAAGATCAAGGCAATAACTATGATATGTCTAGTGCTATGGCAAAATTATACGCTTCAAAAGTAGCAATGGAACACACTGTTGAAGCTGTACAAATTCACGGTGGTAATGGTTTTGTAAAAGAATACCACGTAGAACGTTTGATGCGCGACGCTAAGATTACTCAAATTTACGAAGGGACTTCTGAAATTCAGAAAATAGTCATTTCTCGAGGTGTTATTAAAGCCTAA
- the nhaD gene encoding sodium:proton antiporter NhaD, protein MEAVIILVFVFGYLAITLEHSIKIDKLIPALVMMAISWALISLGIDSFPNWFDSAKHALVDNFPALGHEEKMHLMEETLLHHLGKTAEILVFLLGAMTIVEIIDYFDGFSTIKNFIKTKKKSKILWIFAFLAFILSAIIDNLTATIVLISILQKIVKDRNVRIWFAGLIIIAANAGGAFSPIGDVTTTMLWIGNKVSTGHLFGYLLLPSLVCMLLPTLIASFLPAFKGNLDMDDSAVEKSKSRFSSTMLYLGLGAIVFVPVFKVFTHLPPYVGMMLSLGVVAIFAEIYSSRKFSLTEIDDDVSEAHAHHSPVHHSLSKIELPSILFFLGILMAVAALESLGTLFGFASSLQENVPMLGTELHHSGVSDLVIILLGIGSAVIDNVPLVAASLGMFSEPMDNELWHFIAYSAGTGGSMLIIGSAAGVVAMGMEKIDFFWYLKKISWLAFIGFIAGTLVFFFTRTLF, encoded by the coding sequence ATGGAAGCAGTAATCATTCTCGTATTTGTCTTTGGCTATTTGGCAATTACTTTAGAACACAGTATAAAAATAGACAAATTAATACCTGCACTCGTAATGATGGCCATAAGTTGGGCACTTATTTCTTTGGGAATTGACTCGTTTCCAAATTGGTTTGACTCAGCAAAACATGCTTTAGTAGATAACTTTCCCGCTTTAGGACATGAAGAAAAGATGCATTTAATGGAGGAAACATTATTGCATCATTTAGGGAAGACCGCTGAGATTTTAGTGTTTCTATTAGGCGCCATGACTATAGTAGAAATTATTGATTATTTTGATGGTTTTTCAACTATTAAAAACTTTATTAAGACTAAAAAGAAAAGTAAAATTTTATGGATTTTTGCTTTTCTTGCCTTTATACTATCTGCAATTATCGATAATTTAACAGCAACTATTGTACTAATTTCAATTCTACAAAAAATAGTAAAGGATAGAAATGTTCGTATTTGGTTTGCAGGTTTAATTATAATTGCAGCGAATGCAGGTGGGGCTTTTTCACCAATAGGCGATGTAACAACTACAATGCTTTGGATAGGTAATAAGGTTTCTACAGGACATCTTTTTGGTTACTTGCTATTGCCTTCATTAGTATGTATGCTGTTGCCTACATTAATTGCTTCTTTTCTTCCTGCTTTTAAAGGAAATCTTGATATGGATGATAGTGCTGTCGAAAAATCTAAAAGTCGTTTCAGTTCTACTATGTTATACTTAGGTCTGGGTGCTATTGTTTTTGTACCTGTATTTAAAGTGTTTACGCATTTACCACCTTACGTTGGTATGATGCTATCCCTAGGTGTTGTCGCTATTTTTGCAGAAATTTACAGTTCTAGAAAATTTAGTTTAACAGAAATCGATGACGATGTTAGTGAGGCGCACGCCCATCACAGTCCAGTACACCATTCTTTATCTAAAATTGAACTACCAAGTATTTTGTTTTTCTTAGGAATATTAATGGCTGTAGCCGCTTTAGAATCTTTAGGCACATTATTTGGTTTCGCCTCTTCCCTACAAGAAAATGTACCTATGTTAGGTACAGAATTGCACCATTCAGGTGTATCAGATTTAGTGATTATTTTATTAGGAATTGGTTCTGCTGTGATTGATAATGTACCTCTGGTAGCAGCTAGTTTAGGAATGTTTTCAGAGCCTATGGATAATGAGTTATGGCACTTCATCGCCTATTCGGCAGGAACAGGTGGTAGTATGTTAATTATTGGATCAGCTGCTGGAGTGGTTGCTATGGGAATGGAGAAAATTGATTTCTTCTGGTATCTAAAAAAGATTTCATGGTTAGCATTTATAGGTTTTATAGCAGGAACACTTGTTTTCTTTTTTACAAGAACTTTATTTTAA
- a CDS encoding MotA/TolQ/ExbB proton channel family protein, protein MISTFLQDSAQGAEGESVKKTLSIIELVTTGGTAGIIIITILIVLMIVAIYIYFERILAIKEASKVDANFMNQIRDYVSNGKIDSAQNLCSQSNSPVSRLISKGISRIGKPLEDINTALENAGRLEIYNLEKNVSVLATISGAAPMIGFLGTVIGMILSIFEIANSGGSIDIKTLADGLYTAMTTTVGGLIVGIIAYISYNHLVVRTDKLVYQMEANSLEFLDLLNEPS, encoded by the coding sequence ATGATAAGTACATTTTTGCAAGATTCTGCACAAGGTGCAGAAGGAGAATCGGTTAAAAAAACATTGTCCATTATAGAGTTAGTGACTACAGGTGGAACAGCAGGAATAATTATTATTACAATCTTAATAGTACTTATGATTGTTGCAATTTATATCTATTTTGAAAGAATTCTCGCTATTAAAGAAGCTTCTAAAGTAGATGCTAATTTTATGAATCAAATTAGAGATTATGTCAGTAATGGTAAAATAGATTCAGCTCAAAACCTTTGTTCTCAGTCTAATTCTCCGGTTTCAAGATTAATTAGTAAAGGCATTTCTAGAATTGGAAAACCACTGGAAGACATTAATACTGCCCTTGAAAATGCAGGCCGTTTAGAAATATACAACCTGGAGAAAAATGTTAGTGTTTTAGCTACAATTTCAGGAGCTGCACCCATGATTGGATTCCTTGGAACAGTTATTGGAATGATACTCTCAATATTCGAAATTGCTAATTCAGGAGGCTCTATCGACATTAAAACTTTGGCAGATGGTTTGTATACTGCAATGACAACAACCGTTGGCGGTTTAATTGTGGGTATTATTGCATACATCTCATACAACCACTTAGTCGTAAGAACAGATAAATTGGTGTATCAAATGGAAGCAAATTCTTTAGAATTTTTAGACCTATTAAATGAACCGAGCTAA
- a CDS encoding helix-turn-helix domain-containing protein, which produces MDVNKELDLAWDFVNNTDRNVFLTGKAGTGKTTFLHRLKMKSLKRMVVVAPTGVAAINAKGVTIHSFFQMPFGPILPNEELGSASGFNRKFNKTKINIIKSVDLLVIDEISMVRADLLDGIDKTLRRYRNKSKVFGGVQLLMIGDLQQLSPVVKENEWRLLQPYYKNAFFFSSLAYQECNALTVELKHIYRQDNPKFINILNEIRNNTLTQSSADELNKRYNPDFVPAEEEGYISLTTHNNRAEQTNNTELNKLKGKSHKYAARIEGKFPEYSYPNKEELTLKVGAQVMFIKNDSSVDKRYFNGKIGKVILLDKDEVVVKCPDDAYNIVTTPEVWENINYSVDAESKAITENKIGSYTQMPLRLAWSITIHKSQGLTFERAIIDAQGAFAHGQTYVALSRCKSLEGLVLKSKISSSQIISDSNVLSFNKMTEENQPDASVLQQSKAEFQLNLISELFDFYKFLYPIGRMLDIYYKNRTSIEGKIEEPLNEIKDCITNLLKVANGFKAQLRDLSEIALTPESSKEIQQRFTKAIKYFETETKAKIAEPYKVFGFTTDNKAIEKDINKQLDTFEDQLATKQLYFSNLANKFDVLTFLELRAKSVFLAKEKPKKPRKAVIDGTTNVELFELLRELRNEIAQEKGLVHFQIFTQKALYEMCETLPISKKQLLEVNGFGKVRVEKYGNAILKVIKDFCDENDIETLDETDVFEKKGTGKKGDTKKESLALFKKGKSVSEIAHERGLNENTISGHLASFIPTGEVKITDLISELHYNELKDIIPKHQFENLSDLKNQIDNKFSYGEIRLVLNALKE; this is translated from the coding sequence ATGGATGTAAATAAGGAGTTAGATTTAGCTTGGGATTTTGTTAATAATACAGATAGAAACGTATTTTTAACAGGTAAAGCGGGCACAGGAAAGACGACGTTTTTACATAGGTTAAAAATGAAATCTTTAAAGCGTATGGTAGTAGTAGCCCCAACTGGAGTGGCTGCAATTAATGCTAAAGGGGTTACTATTCATTCGTTTTTTCAAATGCCTTTTGGACCTATTTTACCTAATGAAGAGTTGGGTAGTGCTTCAGGTTTTAATAGAAAATTTAATAAAACTAAAATCAATATTATTAAGTCGGTTGATTTATTAGTCATCGATGAGATTAGTATGGTGCGTGCCGATTTATTAGATGGCATAGATAAAACACTTAGACGATATAGAAATAAAAGTAAAGTGTTTGGAGGTGTGCAATTATTAATGATTGGAGATTTGCAGCAACTCTCTCCTGTCGTTAAAGAAAATGAATGGCGTTTATTACAACCTTATTATAAAAATGCGTTCTTTTTTAGTAGTTTGGCGTACCAAGAGTGCAATGCTCTAACCGTTGAATTAAAACATATTTATAGACAAGATAATCCTAAGTTTATAAATATACTTAATGAGATTAGAAATAATACGCTAACTCAGTCTTCTGCTGATGAATTAAATAAACGATACAATCCAGATTTTGTACCAGCCGAAGAAGAAGGCTATATTTCATTAACCACACATAATAATAGAGCAGAACAGACTAATAATACTGAGTTGAACAAATTAAAAGGAAAGTCTCATAAATATGCCGCGCGTATTGAAGGTAAGTTTCCAGAGTATTCCTATCCCAATAAGGAAGAATTAACTTTAAAAGTAGGTGCTCAAGTAATGTTTATTAAAAATGACAGTTCAGTAGATAAGCGCTATTTTAATGGAAAGATTGGAAAAGTTATTTTATTAGACAAGGATGAAGTCGTTGTTAAATGTCCAGATGACGCGTATAATATTGTTACTACACCAGAAGTTTGGGAAAATATAAACTACTCAGTTGATGCTGAAAGCAAGGCTATCACTGAAAATAAAATTGGCTCATATACACAGATGCCTTTGCGATTAGCCTGGTCTATTACCATCCATAAAAGTCAAGGCTTAACTTTTGAAAGGGCCATTATTGATGCGCAAGGTGCTTTTGCTCACGGTCAAACCTATGTCGCTTTAAGTCGTTGTAAAAGTTTAGAAGGCCTAGTGTTGAAAAGTAAAATAAGTTCCAGTCAAATTATTAGTGATAGTAATGTTCTTTCCTTTAATAAAATGACCGAAGAGAATCAACCAGACGCAAGTGTTTTGCAACAATCAAAAGCTGAGTTTCAGCTTAATTTGATTTCAGAACTGTTTGATTTTTACAAGTTTTTATATCCAATAGGGAGAATGCTGGATATCTATTATAAAAATAGAACCAGTATTGAAGGTAAAATAGAAGAACCTTTAAATGAAATTAAAGACTGTATTACGAATTTATTGAAAGTAGCTAATGGGTTTAAAGCACAATTAAGGGACTTATCTGAAATTGCATTAACACCAGAATCAAGTAAAGAAATTCAACAACGTTTTACGAAGGCTATTAAATATTTCGAAACAGAAACTAAGGCTAAAATTGCTGAGCCATATAAGGTGTTTGGATTTACTACGGATAATAAGGCAATAGAAAAGGATATTAATAAGCAATTAGATACTTTTGAAGATCAGTTGGCAACGAAACAACTATATTTCTCAAATTTAGCTAATAAGTTTGATGTTTTAACCTTTTTAGAGTTACGTGCTAAATCAGTATTTCTTGCCAAAGAGAAACCTAAAAAACCGAGAAAAGCTGTTATAGATGGCACGACTAATGTTGAGTTATTTGAGCTACTTCGAGAACTCCGTAATGAAATAGCTCAAGAAAAGGGATTAGTTCATTTTCAAATTTTTACTCAAAAAGCATTATATGAAATGTGTGAAACGTTGCCAATTAGCAAAAAACAATTATTAGAAGTCAATGGTTTTGGAAAAGTAAGAGTAGAAAAATATGGTAACGCTATTCTTAAGGTCATCAAAGATTTTTGTGATGAAAATGATATTGAAACTTTAGATGAGACTGATGTTTTTGAAAAAAAAGGCACAGGTAAAAAAGGAGACACCAAGAAAGAATCTTTAGCGTTGTTTAAAAAAGGTAAGTCGGTTTCTGAAATTGCTCATGAACGAGGATTAAATGAAAATACAATTAGCGGACATTTAGCTAGTTTTATACCCACTGGAGAAGTGAAAATAACAGATTTAATTTCTGAACTGCATTATAATGAACTAAAGGATATTATTCCTAAACATCAATTTGAAAACCTCTCAGATTTAAAAAATCAAATTGATAATAAATTTAGTTATGGAGAAATTAGATTGGTGTTGAATGCTTTAAAAGAGTGA
- a CDS encoding Glu/Leu/Phe/Val dehydrogenase dimerization domain-containing protein, translated as MKELLKKYENKEPEIIFNWKDPETDAEGWTVINSLRGGAAGGGTRMRKGLDINEVLSLAKTMEVKFTVSGPAIGGAKSGINFDPKDPRKKGVLERWYKAVSPLLKSYYGTGGDLNVDEIHEVIPITEESGVWHPQEGVFNGHFKPTEADKINRIGQLRQGVIKVIENPGFSPDVVRKYTVADMITGYGVAEAVRHYYEIYDGSVVGKRAVVQGFGNVGSAAAYYLAQMGAKVVGIIDVSGGVINENGFSFEEITNFFLTKNGNTLATDNMIPFAEMNERIWSLQTEIFAPCAASRLITQNQIDQMISTGLEVISCGANVPFADKEIFFGSIMEHTDERVSLIPDFISNCGMARVFAYFMERKVQMTDEAIFSDTSNIIKKAIQNVYDKNPNPTELSKTAFEIALTQLV; from the coding sequence ATGAAAGAATTATTAAAAAAGTACGAAAATAAAGAGCCGGAAATAATATTCAACTGGAAAGATCCCGAAACAGATGCAGAGGGTTGGACTGTTATCAACTCACTTCGTGGCGGTGCAGCAGGAGGAGGAACAAGAATGCGCAAAGGGCTCGATATTAATGAGGTTCTGTCACTTGCAAAAACGATGGAAGTTAAATTTACGGTATCTGGACCAGCAATTGGCGGCGCTAAATCGGGGATTAATTTTGACCCTAAGGACCCAAGGAAAAAAGGCGTTTTAGAACGCTGGTACAAAGCGGTTTCACCCTTGCTTAAAAGTTATTACGGCACTGGAGGTGATTTAAATGTTGATGAAATACACGAAGTTATTCCCATTACAGAAGAATCTGGTGTTTGGCACCCGCAGGAAGGTGTTTTTAACGGACACTTTAAACCTACTGAAGCTGATAAAATTAATCGGATTGGACAACTGCGTCAAGGCGTAATTAAAGTCATAGAGAATCCAGGCTTTTCTCCAGATGTGGTAAGGAAATATACCGTAGCAGATATGATCACAGGCTATGGTGTTGCCGAGGCAGTAAGGCATTATTATGAAATTTATGACGGCAGTGTCGTTGGAAAACGTGCTGTGGTTCAGGGTTTTGGTAATGTGGGGTCAGCAGCAGCTTATTACTTGGCTCAAATGGGAGCTAAAGTGGTTGGTATTATTGATGTATCTGGCGGGGTTATAAATGAAAATGGATTTTCTTTTGAAGAAATAACTAATTTCTTTTTAACCAAAAACGGCAATACCTTAGCGACTGACAACATGATTCCGTTTGCTGAAATGAATGAACGAATTTGGTCATTGCAGACTGAAATTTTTGCACCTTGCGCGGCATCCCGTTTAATTACACAAAATCAAATTGATCAAATGATTTCTACAGGATTAGAAGTCATTTCTTGTGGGGCAAATGTGCCATTTGCGGATAAAGAAATATTCTTTGGAAGCATAATGGAACATACTGATGAAAGAGTAAGCCTCATTCCAGATTTTATATCCAATTGCGGAATGGCAAGAGTCTTTGCTTATTTTATGGAACGCAAAGTACAGATGACGGATGAAGCGATTTTTAGCGATACCTCAAATATTATTAAAAAAGCAATTCAAAACGTTTACGATAAAAACCCTAATCCTACAGAATTAAGTAAAACAGCATTTGAAATTGCACTAACACAACTTGTATAA
- a CDS encoding biopolymer transporter ExbD produces the protein MNLRGRNKVTPEFNMSSMTDIVFLLLIFFMIASTLVSAEAIDLLLPKSTSKTTQTKNVSVSVNKDIQYFVDLKEVPKEGLEAEVLAKIGKTDSPTITIRSDQDVEMKHVVYIMDIANRNKIKSTLAVKSQ, from the coding sequence ATGAATTTAAGAGGAAGAAATAAAGTAACACCAGAATTCAATATGTCGTCAATGACGGATATTGTATTTCTGCTACTTATCTTTTTTATGATTGCATCTACACTCGTTTCTGCAGAAGCTATAGATTTATTGTTGCCTAAATCGACAAGTAAAACGACGCAAACAAAAAATGTATCAGTGAGCGTCAATAAGGACATACAATATTTTGTAGATTTAAAAGAAGTGCCTAAAGAAGGATTAGAAGCCGAAGTACTTGCGAAAATTGGTAAAACAGATTCACCAACAATAACCATACGATCAGATCAGGATGTTGAGATGAAACATGTAGTCTATATTATGGACATTGCTAATAGAAATAAAATAAAGTCCACATTGGCAGTAAAATCTCAGTAA
- a CDS encoding OmpA family protein, with the protein MKILKKTFIVLLLLMGTMSYAQIWKKLGKKAEKAAERTIERRVERETEKSTNRTLDTLIEAPKKSKKEKRGNRKKNRNKEFSIGGASSESENSPINKSRPQVHSTFDFTPGDIVLFEDNFSKDNTGDFPAKWDTNGSGEIVTVNGEKWFRLANKSMFLPMTSKNLPENYTIEFDLLTTGLDNKTSSQAMLTLFLSNNNKYEKGRNWCMVELSPCQFIDSPGSIEKVTNGSREMRNKIDKDYRNSIKGASKISIEVNKTRMRVWLNENKIVDTPRLVPDGITNFKIGTRGLRDDRNFDEIHINNFRIAKTGQDNRSKLITEGKLSTNAILFNTGSATIKSGSEAILKEVGEAMQSVPDMRILIIGHTDSDGNLVSNQKLSEERAKSVRAALVTKFGINSARIQTDGKGASNPIADNSSAAGKEQNRRVEFLKL; encoded by the coding sequence ATGAAAATTTTAAAGAAGACATTCATAGTATTATTGCTTTTAATGGGAACAATGAGCTATGCACAGATTTGGAAAAAACTGGGTAAAAAAGCAGAAAAAGCAGCAGAAAGAACTATAGAACGCAGAGTAGAACGCGAGACAGAAAAAAGTACGAATCGCACATTAGATACCCTTATAGAAGCGCCAAAAAAATCAAAGAAAGAAAAACGGGGTAATCGCAAAAAAAACCGCAATAAAGAATTTTCTATTGGTGGCGCTTCATCTGAATCTGAAAACAGCCCAATTAACAAGTCAAGACCACAAGTGCATTCAACTTTTGACTTTACACCAGGAGATATCGTCCTTTTTGAGGACAATTTTAGTAAAGATAATACAGGAGACTTTCCTGCAAAATGGGATACCAACGGCTCTGGTGAAATAGTTACAGTAAATGGAGAAAAATGGTTCCGTCTTGCAAACAAGTCTATGTTTTTACCAATGACTTCAAAAAATCTTCCTGAAAATTACACCATTGAGTTTGATTTACTTACCACCGGATTGGATAACAAAACAAGTTCTCAAGCGATGCTCACCTTATTTTTATCAAACAACAATAAATATGAGAAAGGAAGAAATTGGTGCATGGTTGAACTTTCGCCATGCCAATTTATTGACTCGCCTGGATCTATTGAAAAAGTAACCAACGGATCTCGAGAAATGCGGAATAAAATTGATAAAGATTATCGTAATAGTATTAAAGGCGCATCTAAAATCTCAATTGAGGTGAATAAAACCAGAATGCGTGTTTGGCTGAATGAAAACAAAATTGTTGACACTCCAAGACTTGTACCAGATGGCATTACGAATTTTAAAATAGGTACAAGAGGCTTACGCGATGACAGGAATTTTGATGAAATACACATTAATAATTTTAGAATAGCCAAGACTGGTCAAGATAATCGTAGTAAGCTGATAACCGAAGGAAAACTTTCTACAAACGCCATACTCTTTAATACCGGTTCAGCAACCATTAAAAGTGGTAGTGAAGCCATTTTAAAAGAAGTTGGTGAAGCTATGCAAAGTGTCCCCGATATGCGAATACTAATTATAGGTCACACAGATTCCGACGGAAACTTAGTTAGTAATCAGAAACTTTCAGAAGAAAGAGCAAAATCTGTAAGAGCTGCTTTGGTTACCAAATTTGGCATTAATAGCGCTAGGATACAAACTGACGGTAAAGGAGCGTCTAATCCAATAGCAGACAACTCCTCTGCAGCAGGAAAGGAACAAAACCGTAGGGTAGAATTTTTAAAACTATAG
- a CDS encoding anhydro-N-acetylmuramic acid kinase, with the protein MIKNEYHVIGVMSGTSLDGIDLALVTFSFNNTWTFKINSAETVPYSEKWQLELKTLINHSKEALYLIDQYYTDYLADIINQFILKHSINTIDAVCSHGHTALHQPEHQLTYQIGNLPQLSRKVKQTVVCDFRVQDVALGGQGAPLVPIGDELLFVDYDYCINLGGFANVSTKEQSKRIAFDICPLNIVLNNYVSAMGLKYDAEGVLASKGEINTALLNKLNNLDFYKKSYPKSLGLEWVNTIVFPIIDSYNLSVKDILRTYVEHIAIQISEVINQKQKASVLVTGGGVFNLFLINRIKELSKNQISIPSKEIIEFKEALIFAFLGVLKLRGENNCLSSVTGAIKDHSSGKIFQL; encoded by the coding sequence ATGATAAAAAATGAATACCATGTTATTGGTGTAATGTCTGGAACCTCATTAGACGGAATTGATTTAGCGCTTGTTACCTTCTCTTTCAATAATACATGGACCTTTAAAATTAACAGTGCCGAAACAGTACCGTATTCGGAAAAGTGGCAACTCGAATTAAAAACACTAATCAATCACTCAAAAGAAGCGCTCTATTTGATTGATCAATACTATACTGATTATTTGGCTGATATTATTAATCAATTCATTTTAAAACATAGTATAAATACTATTGATGCTGTATGCTCTCATGGCCATACAGCTTTGCACCAACCTGAACATCAATTAACCTATCAAATAGGAAACCTGCCACAGTTGTCTAGAAAGGTAAAACAAACAGTAGTTTGTGATTTTAGAGTTCAAGATGTGGCTCTCGGGGGACAAGGCGCCCCGTTAGTTCCTATTGGTGATGAATTGTTGTTTGTAGATTATGACTATTGCATTAACCTTGGTGGTTTCGCAAATGTTTCAACTAAAGAGCAATCAAAACGAATTGCTTTCGATATTTGCCCTTTAAATATAGTCTTAAACAACTATGTTTCAGCCATGGGCCTCAAGTATGATGCAGAAGGCGTTCTAGCTTCCAAAGGTGAAATAAATACAGCATTATTAAACAAACTAAATAACCTAGACTTTTATAAAAAGTCTTACCCAAAATCCCTAGGGTTAGAATGGGTGAATACTATAGTATTTCCTATAATTGACAGTTATAACCTCTCAGTAAAAGACATTCTAAGAACCTATGTCGAGCATATCGCTATTCAAATCTCTGAAGTTATAAACCAAAAACAAAAAGCTTCTGTTTTAGTTACTGGCGGCGGCGTTTTTAATTTGTTTTTGATCAATAGAATTAAGGAATTAAGCAAAAATCAAATTAGTATTCCTTCCAAAGAAATTATCGAATTCAAAGAAGCATTAATTTTTGCTTTCTTAGGCGTTTTGAAGTTGCGAGGAGAAAATAATTGCTTAAGCAGTGTAACTGGAGCGATAAAAGACCATTCTTCAGGTAAAATATTTCAGCTATAG